The genomic segment AAAACTTattacaacaaaccaaacaagGAAACATGCTTTGTGGAAATTCAAATTTCAAGTTGTATGACTAAGGAGTAGTCTTCAACGTGTTGGCAACATCAATCACAAATCGGTACTTAACGTCACCCTTAGCGAGTCGCTCCATGGCAGTGTTGACATAATCCATAGAGATAAGCTCAATATCCGCCGTGATATTGTGTTTTCCAGCCAAGTCCACCATCTCTTGCGTCTCCTTTATACCTCCTATCATACTTCCTACCACCATCTTCCTCCCTATTACAcaaccacaaaagaaaaagaaaaaacatattccCAATTTTTATCGACTGGACTCTTAAAAGTTGGTAGATTTGATTATGTAGCGATACAACGCAAATTAAATGGTCAATTGTTGATAGAAAgcttaatttgaattaaaaaaaaacatatcacgTAAGATAACATTAACAGATGATTGGCGAATAAGCTCGTACCGAGGATGAGAGGCATGACCGGCAGCTCAAGTGGCTTGGCAGGTGCACCAACCATAACAAGTTTTCCCTTATTTTTAAGCAAACCAAGCAGCGGAAGAAGCGGATGGGTCGCAGACACGGTATCAATTATACCATCCATAGTCCCCACTGCATCCTCCATTTGTTTTGGGTCAAGGCTAACCAAGAAGGCATCCGCACCAAGCCGATTAATCGCCTCATCTCTCTTACGCTCGGAAGTACTAATAACCGTAACTTTATTACCCAAAGCCTTGACAAATTTCACTCCTACATGACCCAAACCGCCTAGTCCCACCACACCAATGTGCATACCGGGCTTGTCCAGCCCATGATACTTCATTGGGGAGAAGACCGTGACTCCGGCGCAGAGTAGTGGTGCGGCACCGTCTAATGGGAGATTGTCAGGAATACGAATCATGAAATCCTCAGCACACACCATGTGGTCGGAGTAACCACCATGGGTCATGGTGTCGTCGTAGTCTTTGGCTCCGGATGTTAGGATCATCTTTGGACAGTAATTCTCTTCGCCATCACTGCAGCTGTCACATGACAGGCACGAGCGGGACATGTAGCCAACTCCTACTTTGTCTCCAGTGTTGAATTTGGTCACTTTGGCTCCAACTTCAGTCACCACGCCCACGATCTCATGCCTGAATAGTAGTATCAAAGCTATTTCAAAgattcaatttaaaaataaaatctgttatTCTTTTTGGAGTATAGAAATTTTGTCTTACCCTGGGACAAGAGGATAAGTAGTCACGCCCCATTCGTTTTTGGCCATACTCAAGTCAGTGTGGCAAATTCCACAGAACAACACTTTGAACCTAACATCTTTTTCTCCCGTCTCCCTATATACATTAAAACTCCACCAAAACTTAATTTCAatagaacaaaaacaatatatcgGATATCATGCGATACAAAATCGTTAGAGATTAATATATTCGTTAACCTTCTAGAGAAACTGAAAGGAGAGAGAACTCCAGATTCGTCTTTCGCGGCCAATCCGAACGCCTTCTTCTCAAGAACCTTTCCCATCTTGAAAAACAATAAGAGAATGGGACTGagagatatttttttgagtGACACTAATAATTGAGAAGTTTCGATACAATGATATATAGGAAAGACATCGGATTTTATACAGCAAAGGCTTGTGGAACCGATGAGAATGATGACAATTACTcattaatataatttacaaGGACCATATTAACCACGTCCACGAGAATAGATGGTCCCTAATCGTAATTCAGTTTTTAGCAGTAGTACTGTGATGTCGTGAGTCATGGCCATATCAACTCACCTCTTTGATACTGATGTTCTGATGTGTTCAGTTTAAGGCCGTTCTCTTGATTTTACAACTTTGGCATGTAGCATGGTCCAGAGGTAACACTTATACGGAGAGATACCTTCCACACCAAAGTTTTAAAGATCAACGCACATGCATGGAACTTAATTCAACCACATGCATGTGAGACAATTTACACTtctatattagtttatttcttcttttttttttttaatttaatttcaccgatcaataaaataagataataggtataaaactgaaataatattataaaacctgcattcaaaatattaaatgacaTTTATGTAATgcaaccaaactttttttttcttttgcaaatgtaatgaaaccaaactaaagCTGTACATTTAGTAGTTCTTTCGCTTTCAAATTAGTTAAGTCCCATCCATTGGATAATATACGCATATTTAAAATTGACAACGTAATTTGATTGTTACTTTCGGTTCATACTATTCAATGTCCTCATTACATCTTCAAATCATAATCACTGGGATTATATTCACTTAATCATactctatttataaaaagaaaaaaagaaaaaaaaaacagttcagaTTATTGTTTATCTGAATACGCATACAACAACATCAAGTTTAGCTAAGATTGAGTACcgttggccaaaaaaaaaaaatcaaggtcTAGTAGCTGCCAATGTGTTAGCAATGTCGATGACAAATCGATATCTAACGTCCCCTTTTGCGAGTCTATCCATGGCGGTGTTCACATAATCCATTGATATGATCTCAATTTCTGCTTTTACGCCATGCTCCGCCGCAAAATCAATCATCTCTTGTGTCTCTTGCATTCCTCCAATCCCACTTCCCGCTACGGATTTTCTTCCTGTTGCATAAGGGTTCCGTCATAGCACTCAAATAGTCTAGGTATGAAAAGTTGAATAAATTAACTAATCTTATATATAACGGTCTATTACTTAGGGTTGTAAATTCATACCAATGATTAATGAAAATGCAGATAGATCAAATGGCTTCTCCGTTGCACCGAGTAGAACAAGTTTACCGTTGGGTTTGAGTAGTCCAATTAAAGGTGAAATCGAATGCGATGCAGAAACAGTATCAATTATGCCATCCATTGTTCCCATTGCGCCctaacataaatttaaaatctgataacatttttttacatTCTATATGCATAACGATATATATGGTTTAAGATTACCTTCATTTGGTCTTCATCAGTACTAACCAAGAACCCATCAGCTCCAAGAGTTTCAAGAGCATCTTTAGATTTCCCAGAGGTGGAACTAACCACCGTGACTCTAGTCCCAAATGCTTTTGCAAATCTCACCCCAATGTGTCCAAGACCACCTAGCCCCACGATTCCGATATGTTTATCTGGTCCGACCAATCCGAAGTACTTCATAGGACTGTACACCGAGATGCCTACATATAATATGTTACtttgtattattgaaaatgttgcgatattttaatattatcataTTTGATTTAAATTACCTGCACAAAGCAAAGGTGCGGCCGAAGCTAGAGGCAACGTGTGTGGAATTTTGACGGCGTAACGTTCATCGACGACGATGTGGTCAGAGTATCCACCGTAGTTAACCGTTCCGTCGTGGTGAACTCCGTTATAGGTTGCGACTGCTTTGGTGCAGTAGTTTTCTTGATCTTCACGACAACTCTCGCACGCGCGGCGGGAATCTACTATGCATCCAACACCAACTTTGTCTCCAAGATTGAATTTTCTTACTTTGCTCCCTATGTCACTCACTTCTCCAACAATCTCATGACTGCAGTAAACaacattaataacaaaataaaatttgattaatgttaatctttttgaattttaaactaaatatatCATCATAAGCTTTCAAAcagtttactttttaaaaaataagagaaaaatgaataaatgagaTATTATTTTTGATAGTTTTCAGTGAAAGTTACAtactatttacaattttttatgtttagtcataatttggttttaggaatagttttttttttttttttttttgaacaaagggaatagttgtttagttacATATAACTCACGCTTAGTTTGTGTTGCACTTATAATATCTTCATAACGTTCAGTTTTGATCTGTGcgtgtagattttttttaaataaagaaatcaacttTAAGTGATGAATGAtggtaataactaataataaaGGTGAGTGCTCATTTTTGGCAAAACTTATTTGagtgtaataattaatttatctgcCGAAATGATTTTCTCAACAATATATAATCTAGCCGAAAGAAAAGAGCTAAGTAAGTGCTCCACTATTAACAGTGGACAAACGAGAATTTGCCACATTTAGTTCCACTCAATTATGATCCTGATCTCTAATAGTTAAGTAATTTACCAACCAAATCCACTATTTTAATACTTTCTGAAACATAtgttaaaaatatcattttaccTACCAAATATAATCTTACATATCATACTAGACAAATTCGGGGTTTTTAACTAGATATTCATTTATCgaagtttatattgtttataatCGTAATTGTGAATTCTATAGTGGTGGAAACTGTGGATCTAATCACAATCAATCTTAACATCAAAAAACAAAGATCACTAGGACTATGATATAACGATACAAttaaagataataattttttttttaccataacaGAAGAATTTACGAAacagtggaaaagaaaaaagaattgcGTACCCAGGAACCAAAGGGTAAATAGATGAATGCCATTCGTTCTTGAGACAATGAAGATCACTATGACATATTCCACAATACAACACCTTCACTCTCACTTCCTCTGCTCCTGTTTTCCTGCACACTGCACATACCATCATCACCATGTACGTAACATCATCACTATGACTAAATTAAACAATCGATCCATCATCATGCGCATGCATGTGTAATAACACCATCATCACAGAGGCAGCGTTACCTTCTAGAAAAGACAAAGGGAGAGAGATAGCCTGAGGAGTCTCTTGCCGCCCATCCAAAAGCCTCTATGctctgctctctctcttctgatgatgatgatctctcCATCTGCTCtcactctttttatttatacttcTTTCGAACAATTTAGGGACAAGAGTAAGCTGACTAACTGAGTAGCCAGctatctttttatataagaatGAGAGAATACAAATTAGATCCAAACGCTGTCGTTTCATTGTAGAAGTTTGACTTTAGGTCTCTCATATACACCATaagataattattaatatattttactctaaCTAATATCATGATAATTGAAGTtgtaatatttgatataaatttttttcttgtcaactataaaattgatataattttaaaagttttatctatactagtatttttgcagcagtttttgctcaaaaatattttttggaaagtttttacatttaatgcattgactttaatattagttaccaaaatttcaaaattaattataggtaagatttaaaaaaataaagaaatctttctacctcgttcaaaaataaatatatgattctctttcatttttatttgaatttatatttaaattatcttgaattattttataatatatttagttaaaaaaaattgtgattttttcctgcatatgatataatacaaaattttaaaaacggacatatattagccaatatatgaataaaaaatacgggtacaatatcaCACATCGTCTAAAAAATTTGGGCAATGGTTTAGAGTCATaatataaaagagaccaaaataattatgaatacaaatgagtagaaagcttgatttatcaggcatttaaactttaaaaacttttatttggtttattccggttattttaaagatttttaaaaggttaaatataaaaaatatttaaaacttttaaaaagttaaatatgataaatattatacagtagatacacaataaatattaaaaattaagatgatatagtgtgagttaaaatatctcgggacagGGTTATATATGGGGACGGATTTTATCGATatttgtataaattaataaatatcattaattcggtgttacacgaataaaacatcatttcattattttgttaatactgTCAGTATCAgaaaatagacatatctaattaaattgattaaataaatattatgtaaaaattaaattatattgcggtattatatagtttatttaacaattataatatatttaatcaacaaatacaacttataatttaagtattttaattataaatattttgtcctgcgggtcctaatctagtgtTAGATATAAACCGTACAAGCAACAAGTTTAACCCATATATATCAGACTCCGGAAGGACCTTCCAAACGAAGATAATCATACATTACACCTGACAAAAAATCAGATCTGTCCCGACCGTGAATAAGATATATCGTATTATAACCAACCCTAAGAAACTTTCCATGGATATCGATATTGTACAATCTGTACAACCCATGAATCCCATGCCTCGCGATAGCGTTATCCCGACCTATTAGCCCAGAGATAAAAACTGGTTCGGAATTAGCTTCGTTGACCCGAACCATAAGATTAACAGTTGTGGCTGAAGCCAAAGCTATTCGAAGTGTGTAGATTCCAGCAGGTTCAGTCACTGCTTTTAAATTGAACTTAATTTGCCATGTCGTTGCTTTATATGTCCCGTTTCCAGCTTTCCTATATATGTATTacaagaaatatattatttgtattaatGTCTGAGATTACTGTGTAACTCAACAACATATTTTTGGATCGATCgatcatcaaaatatatttttattacctGTTGACATGTGCATAGAACCAGTCTTTTGTATAGTCACTCACTCCAACAGTATAAACAAGATCGTTTCGTGGATACAAATCACTGTAACGATCCCATAGACCATATTGTCTAAATCTGTATTATTacatcaaattaattaaataaaaaaccattaattagtatatttaaataaaacaccATTTAGTAATTAATGGACGAGTTGATGCTTAATTCTGTTACCTGTCTTGACGATTTGCGTTATTAAGATTGAGTTTGGTCAAAAGGGTTGGGTCCGCATCTGGGATATAGAACTCTGCGGCGGTTCGATCCGGTTCTCCGATCTCCCACAATGTCGAACCGTTCCTCGGTGGCTCGTACACTATGGATCCTACATTTATCTCCTCACctatataaaccaaaccaaacttggGCCTATTAATGGGCCTTATCTATTTTTCAGCTGTGGCCCATCTTAAATTTAACAAGGAAGATAACAGTGTACACGTACCGTGTGTGATGGTAATGTCACGTTCGTATTTATAGTCACCGATAAATCCAGGAACCCACGCGTAGAGACTATAATCCCCAGGTCGAACATTCGCTATTGTGAACATCCCCATATTGTCTGCTCGTGTCCAAAATTGATATCCCTTTGTCCAGATTTTGTTGTAAAGGGGAAAATTAAAATCCGCTAGTTTCGTCCGATTGACATTGGTACACTGATCATAAGTCACATAGTATAGTACCTTGTTTTCGGTTTGCCATGAACCAGCTTCACCAGGTAATGCTAATCCCACAAAAGCAAATTTCCCGAATAAGTTTTCCTTGTTATTGTTGTAcctacaaattattttttataataatttctcACATTAGATTGAAAAACATTACTTTGAAGATATATCATTGCATGTAAGAACAATCAAAGGGATATAATTATTTTACCTGTCTTTGACAAAGAATTGACCGTTAACTGTTCCTCTTTGGTGATGGAGAGGGTAATCTACTGACTTCACGAATTCATAAGGCCAGCTTTGGACCTCGGAAACCATctatatagataaataatttttaaaaccatttGTAACGATAATCATAATGATATAACACAAAATCGAATGAATCAATGGGTCACTGATATGGTAACGAGACCTGTCGTTTAGCGTCGGTCCAAAGAAGATTACGAGAAGAGGCCGAGTTGAGATAAACAAAAACAGGACCAAACACCTTCTTCCATGGCTCCTTGCTATCATATGTTGTGTTCATATCTTTTCCCGCGTAGTGTACACTTGTGAACATCTtttcaaacacacacacacacacacacacacaaatcgTAAAATCGAATAAGAAATATtgaagcataaaaaaaaaattaaaagaggatatGTGTACTCAGTAGTCAGTACTCACAGAAAGAGTGGTGGGACCCAGATGAGAAGTAAGATCTTGTTTGACGGGGCCACAGACACGGAACTCATCGCTGGGAGTAATCATCCAGAACCCAACATGTCGGTCTGACGATATCCAACCGTGTACTTTGTTGTCTTTGCCTTCCATTGAGTACATGTACTTATCGTCTACCTGCGTCACACCCGACTTATTTTACTTTTGACTATATAATTATGATAAAAGCTATATATAAGTTTACAGGAGGgtaaaaaaagtatataacatttttggattaatttttatatatatacctgccCTTTAAGCATATGGTTTTGTGGATTTATTAAATGAACAGCTTCTTTGTAAGCCAATGGACTAGCACGACCATTGCGGATATCTCGATCTGCTTCGAAAGGCATAATTTTCTGCCGATCATCCGATACAGCCATGAAATCGAATCTGcaacattgtaaaaaaaattattatttttcattcgTAGCATGCAATATTAGCTTAAATATGATAAAACACAATTAATGGTTACTTTGTTGTGTTAAGTTTGAAGACGATTCTGGTTTGGTCCATGTCCACTTCAGGCCAACCTTTCAACCTCTCCAACACAGCGTACATGTGTACTCCCG from the Camelina sativa cultivar DH55 chromosome 12, Cs, whole genome shotgun sequence genome contains:
- the LOC104729364 gene encoding cinnamyl alcohol dehydrogenase 7 — encoded protein: MGKVLEKKAFGLAAKDESGVLSPFSFSRRETGEKDVRFKVLFCGICHTDLSMAKNEWGVTTYPLVPGHEIVGVVTEVGAKVTKFNTGDKVGVGYMSRSCLSCDSCSDGEENYCPKMILTSGAKDYDDTMTHGGYSDHMVCAEDFMIRIPDNLPLDGAAPLLCAGVTVFSPMKYHGLDKPGMHIGVVGLGGLGHVGVKFVKALGNKVTVISTSERKRDEAINRLGADAFLVSLDPKQMEDAVGTMDGIIDTVSATHPLLPLLGLLKNKGKLVMVGAPAKPLELPVMPLILGRKMVVGSMIGGIKETQEMVDLAGKHNITADIELISMDYVNTAMERLAKGDVKYRFVIDVANTLKTTP
- the LOC104729365 gene encoding probable cinnamyl alcohol dehydrogenase 6; its protein translation is MERSSSSEEREQSIEAFGWAARDSSGYLSPFVFSRRKTGAEEVRVKVLYCGICHSDLHCLKNEWHSSIYPLVPGHEIVGEVSDIGSKVRKFNLGDKVGVGCIVDSRRACESCREDQENYCTKAVATYNGVHHDGTVNYGGYSDHIVVDERYAVKIPHTLPLASAAPLLCAGISVYSPMKYFGLVGPDKHIGIVGLGGLGHIGVRFAKAFGTRVTVVSSTSGKSKDALETLGADGFLVSTDEDQMKGAMGTMDGIIDTVSASHSISPLIGLLKPNGKLVLLGATEKPFDLSAFSLIIGRKSVAGSGIGGMQETQEMIDFAAEHGVKAEIEIISMDYVNTAMDRLAKGDVRYRFVIDIANTLAATRP
- the LOC104729366 gene encoding uncharacterized protein LOC104729366, producing MYSMEGKDNKVHGWISSDRHVGFWMITPSDEFRVCGPVKQDLTSHLGPTTLSMFTSVHYAGKDMNTTYDSKEPWKKVFGPVFVYLNSASSRNLLWTDAKRQMVSEVQSWPYEFVKSVDYPLHHQRGTVNGQFFVKDRYNNNKENLFGKFAFVGLALPGEAGSWQTENKGYQFWTRADNMGMFTIANVRPGDYSLYAWVPGFIGDYKYERDITITHGEEINVGSIVYEPPRNGSTLWEIGEPDRTAAEFYIPDADPTLLTKLNLNNANRQDRFRQYGLWDRYSDLYPRNDLVYTVGVSDYTKDWFYAHVNRKAGNGTYKATTWQIKFNLKAVTEPAGIYTLRIALASATTVNLMVRVNEANSEPVFISGLIGRDNAIARHGIHGLYRLYNIDIHGKFLRVGYNTIYLIHGRDRSDFLSGVMYDYLRLEGPSGV